From Deinococcus multiflagellatus, the proteins below share one genomic window:
- a CDS encoding Rrf2 family transcriptional regulator produces MFSQTAEYALRAAVTLARQPDTALNAAELARQTEVPGTYLFKVMAQLARAGLVSALRGKRGGYRLGRPPAQISILDVINAVDPLPRLRACPLGRPEHLHRLCPLHQQLDDTYAQIEATLRARPLADLVENPLTTPVPVSLCAPLASPS; encoded by the coding sequence ATGTTCTCCCAGACTGCTGAATACGCGCTGCGCGCCGCCGTGACCCTGGCGCGCCAGCCCGACACGGCGCTGAACGCCGCCGAACTCGCGCGCCAGACCGAGGTGCCGGGCACCTACCTGTTCAAGGTGATGGCGCAGCTGGCCCGGGCCGGATTGGTGAGCGCGCTGCGCGGCAAGCGCGGCGGGTACCGCCTGGGGCGCCCGCCCGCGCAGATTTCCATTCTGGACGTCATCAATGCCGTTGACCCCCTGCCGCGCCTGCGCGCCTGCCCGCTGGGGCGTCCGGAACATCTGCACCGCCTGTGCCCCCTGCACCAGCAGCTGGACGACACCTATGCCCAGATTGAAGCCACCCTGCGCGCCCGGCCCCTGGCCGATCTGGTGGAAAACCCCCTGACCACGCCTGTGCCCGTTTCCCTGTGTGCGCCGCTGGCCAGCCCCAGCTGA